A window of the Acaryochloris thomasi RCC1774 genome harbors these coding sequences:
- a CDS encoding transposase gives LYKARHLIENFFAKIKQYRAIATRYDKRAVNFLGAIYLAASVVWLN, from the coding sequence CCTCTACAAAGCTCGACATCTGATAGAGAACTTTTTTGCCAAGATCAAGCAGTATCGGGCAATTGCCACACGCTACGATAAACGAGCCGTCAATTTTCTAGGAGCTATTTACCTAGCAGCCTCTGTTGTATGGCTTAATTGA